A DNA window from Impatiens glandulifera chromosome 7, dImpGla2.1, whole genome shotgun sequence contains the following coding sequences:
- the LOC124945530 gene encoding CRS2-associated factor 2, mitochondrial has protein sequence MKKKTFHLILSPMLRPILLRRPIPGIFKFGRSISASTSYFSEDDDDDLPFSPISAPLQRNKDKCKKKKKNKKTNEVVKTKDNQGNAFPLKSDLPFDFRYSYSETNPSIQPIGFREPPRFSPFGPGRLDRIWTGTCAPADQEVDLGKLQQEKRNAILGEPLTEEEAAELVEQYRHSDCGRQINLGKGGVTHNMIDDIHNHWKRAEAVRIKCLGVPTLDMDNVCQHLEEKSSGKVFYRHINILLLYRGRNYDPDKRPVIPLMLWKPRPPIYPRLVKNVADGLTFEETKEMRNRGLNSSPLMKLSRNGVYVNVVDRVREAFQTEEVVRLDCSHVGLSDCKQIGVKLRDLVPCVPILFKDEQIILWRGKNDEEPDCTTLTDPMSLNCNLI, from the exons ATGAAGAAAAAGACTTTTCATTTGATTCTCTCTCCTATGCTTCGCCCAATACTTTTGCGCCGTCCAATTCCCGGAATCTTCAAGTTTGGCCGAAGTATCTCCGCTTCCACATCCTATTTTTCTGAGGACGACGACGATGATCTTCCGTTTTCACCCATCTCCGCACCTCTGCAAAGAAACAAGGATAAGtgcaaaaagaagaagaagaataagaagacaAACGAGGTGGTGAAGACCAAAGATAACCAGGGAAATGCGTTTCCATTGAAATCAGATTTACCCTTTGATTTCCGGTACTCGTATTCAGAGACTAATCCCTCTATCCAGCCAATTGGGTTCCGCGAGCCCCCAAGATTCTCTCCTTTCGGACCGGGAAGACTGGACCGCATATGGACCGGCACTTGTGCTCCAGCCGATCAAGAAGTTGATTTGGGGAAGCTACAGCAGGAGAAGCGAAATGCAATTCTTGGAGAGCCTCTCACGGAAGAAGAGGCGGCGGAACTTGTCGAACAGTATCGTCACAGTGACTGCGGCCGGCAGATTAATTTGG gGAAAGGAGGGGTTACTCATAACATGATTGATGACATCCATAACCattggaaaagagctgaagctGTGAGGATCAAGTGTCTTGGAGTGCCTACACTTGACATGGACAATGTTTGCCAACACCTTGAG GAAAAATCTAGTGGGAAAGTATTCTACCGCCATATAAACATCCTTCTTCTATATAGGGGAAGAAATTATGATCCTGATAAAAGACCTGTCATTCCATTGATGTTATGGAAACCACGGCCACCTATATATCCAAGGCTTGTGAAGAATGTTGCTGATGGTCTCACTTTTGAAGAAACTAAAGAAATGAGGAACAGAGGATTGAATTCTTCTCCTCTGATGAAACTTT CTAGGAATGGTGTTTATGTGAATGTTGTGGACAGAGTTAGGGAGGCTTTTCAAACTGAAGAAGTCGTGAGGCTAGACTGCTCTCATGTCGGTTTAAGTGATTGTAAGCAAATTGGTGTCAAATTAAGG GATTTAGTACCATGTGTGCCTATCTTGTTTAAGGATGAGCAGATAATACTTTGGAGAGGAAAGAATGATGAAGAACCAGATTGTACAACACTCACAGATCCTATGAGTCTGAACTGTAATCTTATTTAA